In Dioscorea cayenensis subsp. rotundata cultivar TDr96_F1 unplaced genomic scaffold, TDr96_F1_v2_PseudoChromosome.rev07_lg8_w22 25.fasta BLBR01000840.1, whole genome shotgun sequence, a single genomic region encodes these proteins:
- the LOC120255099 gene encoding uncharacterized protein LOC120255099 isoform X3, giving the protein MDMGVLKGMSGIQENACEKLTRKQELYCEKLLSSYKDMVGVVSDLVKVSKSMRCFIKGSACNNLIQFSDVSGDISDPGDGEGIPVFAHFSILEFENLAQEIVEMYASELSLKRLIVVELLSLNEQEAIGEQINDPSWQTELYLGEFDNLQMIGLLSGEDFLPLLPRLKNWKSNDYFVERPCHKKTSEVLQVYLTIWLAEVNININRVDEIFSIIEDEIQIKLS; this is encoded by the exons ATGGATATGGGGGTTCTGAAGGGGATGAGTGGAATCCAAGAGAATGCTTGTGAGAAATTGACTCGAAAGCAG GAGCTTTATTGTGAGAAGTTGTTGTCAtcttataaggatatg GTTGGAGTGGTTTCTGACTTGGTCAAAGTGTCCAAATCTATGCGATGCTTCATCAAAGGATCAGCTTGCAATAACCTAATACAATTTTCTGATGTTTCGGGAGATATAAGTGACCCTGGAGATGGAGAGGGGATACCAGTTTTTGCACACTTTTCAATCTTAGAATTTG AAAATCTGGCGCAAGAGATTGTTGAGATGTATGCATCAGAGCTGAGTTTGAAG CGGCTGATTGTGGTTGAACTGCTGTCTCTTAACGAGCAAGAAGCCATTGGAGAACAAATCAATGATCCTAGCTGGCAAACTGAGTTGTATCTCGGAGAATTTGACAATTTGCAAATGATCGGTTTACTTTCTGGAGAGGACTTTCTGCCTCTTCTGCCAAgactaaaaaattggaaatccAATGATTATTTTGTTGAGAGACCTTGCCATAAAAAAACTAGTGAGGTCCTACAG GTTTACTTAACCATATGGCTTGCTGAAgtcaatattaatattaacag GGTGGatgaaatattttcaatcaTTGAGGACGAGATACAAATAAAGCTTTCTTAG
- the LOC120255099 gene encoding uncharacterized protein LOC120255099 isoform X1 encodes MASDSVSRRTLSRKLGSPFDAMENLIALTNLNPNSPSTSFSSRLWRPAAQRIIRNQWSKLLFAKDRWLSAISEGRAHATFLVNAYLSRRYLPHMDMGVLKGMSGIQENACEKLTRKQELYCEKLLSSYKDMVGVVSDLVKVSKSMRCFIKGSACNNLIQFSDVSGDISDPGDGEGIPVFAHFSILEFENLAQEIVEMYASELSLKRLIVVELLSLNEQEAIGEQINDPSWQTELYLGEFDNLQMIGLLSGEDFLPLLPRLKNWKSNDYFVERPCHKKTSEVLQVYLTIWLAEVNININRVDEIFSIIEDEIQIKLS; translated from the exons ATGGCCTC GGATAGTGTTTCTCGGCGAACCTTATCGAGAAAGCTTGGTTCACCCTTTGACGCAATGGAAAACCTTATTGCCTTGACAAACCTCAACCCTAACTCCCCATCAACGTCTTTTTCTTCACGGCTATGGAGGCCGGCAGCACAGCGGATCATTCGAAACCAGTGGTCGAAGCTACTCTTCGCCAAGGACCGCTGGCTCTCCGCCATCTCTGAAGGTCGAGCACATGCGACATTCCTTGTGAATGCCTATCTATCCCGCAG GTACTTGCCTCACATGGATATGGGGGTTCTGAAGGGGATGAGTGGAATCCAAGAGAATGCTTGTGAGAAATTGACTCGAAAGCAG GAGCTTTATTGTGAGAAGTTGTTGTCAtcttataaggatatg GTTGGAGTGGTTTCTGACTTGGTCAAAGTGTCCAAATCTATGCGATGCTTCATCAAAGGATCAGCTTGCAATAACCTAATACAATTTTCTGATGTTTCGGGAGATATAAGTGACCCTGGAGATGGAGAGGGGATACCAGTTTTTGCACACTTTTCAATCTTAGAATTTG AAAATCTGGCGCAAGAGATTGTTGAGATGTATGCATCAGAGCTGAGTTTGAAG CGGCTGATTGTGGTTGAACTGCTGTCTCTTAACGAGCAAGAAGCCATTGGAGAACAAATCAATGATCCTAGCTGGCAAACTGAGTTGTATCTCGGAGAATTTGACAATTTGCAAATGATCGGTTTACTTTCTGGAGAGGACTTTCTGCCTCTTCTGCCAAgactaaaaaattggaaatccAATGATTATTTTGTTGAGAGACCTTGCCATAAAAAAACTAGTGAGGTCCTACAG GTTTACTTAACCATATGGCTTGCTGAAgtcaatattaatattaacag GGTGGatgaaatattttcaatcaTTGAGGACGAGATACAAATAAAGCTTTCTTAG
- the LOC120255099 gene encoding uncharacterized protein LOC120255099 isoform X2 — protein sequence MENLIALTNLNPNSPSTSFSSRLWRPAAQRIIRNQWSKLLFAKDRWLSAISEGRAHATFLVNAYLSRRYLPHMDMGVLKGMSGIQENACEKLTRKQELYCEKLLSSYKDMVGVVSDLVKVSKSMRCFIKGSACNNLIQFSDVSGDISDPGDGEGIPVFAHFSILEFENLAQEIVEMYASELSLKRLIVVELLSLNEQEAIGEQINDPSWQTELYLGEFDNLQMIGLLSGEDFLPLLPRLKNWKSNDYFVERPCHKKTSEVLQVYLTIWLAEVNININRVDEIFSIIEDEIQIKLS from the exons ATGGAAAACCTTATTGCCTTGACAAACCTCAACCCTAACTCCCCATCAACGTCTTTTTCTTCACGGCTATGGAGGCCGGCAGCACAGCGGATCATTCGAAACCAGTGGTCGAAGCTACTCTTCGCCAAGGACCGCTGGCTCTCCGCCATCTCTGAAGGTCGAGCACATGCGACATTCCTTGTGAATGCCTATCTATCCCGCAG GTACTTGCCTCACATGGATATGGGGGTTCTGAAGGGGATGAGTGGAATCCAAGAGAATGCTTGTGAGAAATTGACTCGAAAGCAG GAGCTTTATTGTGAGAAGTTGTTGTCAtcttataaggatatg GTTGGAGTGGTTTCTGACTTGGTCAAAGTGTCCAAATCTATGCGATGCTTCATCAAAGGATCAGCTTGCAATAACCTAATACAATTTTCTGATGTTTCGGGAGATATAAGTGACCCTGGAGATGGAGAGGGGATACCAGTTTTTGCACACTTTTCAATCTTAGAATTTG AAAATCTGGCGCAAGAGATTGTTGAGATGTATGCATCAGAGCTGAGTTTGAAG CGGCTGATTGTGGTTGAACTGCTGTCTCTTAACGAGCAAGAAGCCATTGGAGAACAAATCAATGATCCTAGCTGGCAAACTGAGTTGTATCTCGGAGAATTTGACAATTTGCAAATGATCGGTTTACTTTCTGGAGAGGACTTTCTGCCTCTTCTGCCAAgactaaaaaattggaaatccAATGATTATTTTGTTGAGAGACCTTGCCATAAAAAAACTAGTGAGGTCCTACAG GTTTACTTAACCATATGGCTTGCTGAAgtcaatattaatattaacag GGTGGatgaaatattttcaatcaTTGAGGACGAGATACAAATAAAGCTTTCTTAG